In Phycisphaerae bacterium, the DNA window TCGAGGACGCACTGCATGTACCCTCGCCGAAAAACCCGCCAGGTCAAGGTCGGTCCCGTTTTGATCGGCGGCGACGCGCCTGTTTCGATTCAGTCAATGACGAGTACCTATACATACGAAATCGACAAGACCGTCGCGCAGATTCAGGCACTGGCTCGCGCCGGCTGCGATATCGTGCGGGTGGCCGTCCCTGAACCGCGGGATACGGAGGCATTGAGGCACATTTTGCCGCAGTGTCCGGTGCCGATCGTGGCGGACGTTCATTTCCATTTTCAGCGGGCGATGGAGTCGATCGAGGCGGGGGTACACAAGATTCGGCTGAATCCGGGCAATATCCAGGATCGCAAGCAGGTTGACCGCGTGATCCGGGCCTGTCGAGAACGGGGGATTCCAATCCGCGTCGGCGTGAACGAAGGCGGCATCGTGGAGCGCAAGGACAAATCCAAGCGTGCGGAGGAGAAGGCCAGGCTTGAGCAGAACTATGAGGATGAACTCGTCGGCATCATGATCGACAAGCTGGAAGAGTATCTCCGGATTTTTGACGAGAACGACTTTCAGGACGTCGTCATCAGCGCCAAGAGCATTGATCCGAGAATTGTCATCAAAGCCTACACGGCGATCAGCGACCGATTTGATTTTCCATTGCATCTGGGTGTCACGCACGCGGGGCCGAAGGAAACCGGGTGCATCCGCAGTGTCACTGCGCTGGGGACCCTGCTGGCCAACGGCATCGGCGACACGGTCCGCATCAGCTACGCGAGCGATCCGGTGTTCGAAGTCGAGGACGCCAAGGAGATGCTCAACTGTCTGGGCCTGCGTCCTCGAGTCGAGCCTGAGTTGATCGCGTGTCCGACGTGCGGACGAATCGAGGTTGATCTGATCACGCTTGTGCAGGACGTCCGTCGGAAGCTGGCTGATATCAAAGTCCCGGTGAAGGTGGCGGTGATGGGCTGCGTCGTGAATGGTCCCGGCGAGGCCGAGGGCGCTGATGTGGCCGTCTTTGCGGGTAAGGGCAAGGGCATCATCTATGTCCAAGGGGAGCAGGTACGGACGGTCAGCGAAAGCGAGATGATGCAGGCGCTGTACGAGGAGTCGCTGGCGTTCGCGGAGCGCGTGCAGCGCGGGGAGGCGCAGCTCCGCCATGGCGGCGTGACCATCAAGCCGCCGGATCCGCTACCAAGGGCGGACGGGAGCCTGCCGCTACCTGTTGTGACCCGATAGGCTGTATCGGGGTGGCATCTCCGTGGGACGGCTGCAACACATTTCCAACAAAATGCGATAACGAAAAGCGCGACGGTCGTGCGAGCCGCATCACGCGCTAAGGCTGGGTGGCCTGAGGTTCAGGAATCTCCCGGCCTGATTCATCCCAGTAGTGCCAGGATTCCGGCAGTTTTCTGCCTTGCTCGTACATGCCCTCGGCCGCTCTCCCGCCGTTCGGGTGATAGATCGTCCAGCGTCCGGTTCGCTCGTACCTGACACCGTGCCGCTTCACATACCCCGTGGTCTGCGGCTTGCCGTTGGGAAAGCGCTCAACCACGGGCAGCACGCCGCTTACAAACCAGAGATACCCGAAGTAAAGCGCGACAATCAGAATCGGGACGAGAATCACCACGAGGCGGGTTGGCGAACGATCGGCGGATTCGCCATCGGCAACACCGGAGACGCCAGCGGCGCCGGCAGGCGAATCCTGTGAATCATCACGGGAAAGCGGATCAGTCGACACGTAGCTGACAGGATCGTGCCGCGCGTTGTTCTGCATAATCAACTCTGTACTTCCCCGGACGATGGAAGACTACTTTGACAGCCAACGCTTGATGGCGTAGATGGATGTGTCGCGGCCGGCCTTGGCGATCGACCGGGTCAGCGGGATGTTCTTCGGACACACTTTCACGCAATTCTGCGCGTTTCCGCAGTCGGTGATTCCGCCGGGCCCCATCAATGCGTCAAGCCGAACGCCCTTGGTGATCTGGCCGGTCGGATGGGTGTTAAACAGCACCGCCTGGGAGATGACCGCGGGGCCGACAAAATCGGCGTCCATTGCCGTGTATTGCCTTCGTTTGAATTCCTGATCGGTCTCACCGGCCTGCTGGACCAATTCGATTTTTGAATACTGCGGGCAGACTTCCATACAGCAGCCACAGGTCATGCACTCCGAGAGCGGATAGGCTTCCTCCTGAGCCTCAGGACCCTGGAGCGGCCCCGGCCCTTCGTCGTGATATCCATCGACAGGAATCCATGCCTTGACCCGTTGCAAGCCTCGGAACATGCGCTTTCGATCGACCATGAGGTCACGCACGACCGGAAACTTGCTCATGGGCTCCAGCTCGATCTCGCCTCCGCTGTTGCACTCCAATTTATCGACCAGTGCCGAGCAGGCCTGCCGGACGGTGCCGTTGATCACCATCGTACAGGCGCCACAGACCTCCTCGAGGCAATTGCAATCCCAGACGACGGGCTTCACGGTCTTGTCGCTTCCGATCGGCTGGGGATTTTTCGCGATCGCCTGCAATGCGGAAATGACGTTCATACCCGGAACGTATTCCACGGCGAACGACTCGTAATATCGCTGGCCGCCGGGCTTGTCCTGGCGTGCGATTCGAAAATGAACTTTGTCACCCACGCGATGGCGGCCGTGTCCATGACCGTGATCGTGCGATTCCTTGCCGTGCGCCGTTGCGTTTGAACCCATGTGGCGAAAGCTCCAAGCGATTGCGTTTTTTCCGATGCCGGGCGGATTATAGAGGCACTCTCGATTGGCCTGCAAACCGTTTCACATCGATTGCCGGCGGGCGGTACATCCCGCGACAAGATGCTCTACAATGTCGGCCGATTCTAAAGAAATCGTTGAAAATTCCCGGATCCATCCGCATGCCATTTCGCAGAAAACAGCCTCGCGCTCGAATGCTGGCGCCGTCCCCCGCGGATCCGGCCAGACAGCACGGCGACCTTGGGAAATCGTCGCAGGCGCAACTCGGACTCGGCCCGGCCGGAGCGGTGCGATTTCTTACAGTATTTGTCCTGGTCAGCGCCGCGGGTGTCGGGCTTGAGTATTACCTGATGCAACATAACGCGGCTGTCGGGTATCGCTCGATCGTCGCGTCTGCCGCTGATCAACTCCCGCGCAGCCTCGGGCTCGAGACCGACCGGCGCGGCACTCAGATCTGGATCAATCGACGAGTGCTTGAGGTCACGCCCGAATGCAGCGGCGTCGAGCCCATCGCCATTTTCATCGCGGGCGTGCTGGCCTTCCCCTGCGATCGTCGGAAACGGGTTCTCGGGCTGTTCGTGGGGATATTCGGTGTCGGTCTGTTAAACATTGCTCGCGTCGGCTGGCTCGCCGTCGTGGCCGGCTGGTGGCCCGGCGCTTTCGATCCGTGGCACGACGCGCTGATGCATATGTTTCCACTCTTTGTGGTGCTGCCGCTGTGGCTGATCTGGCTGACAGGCCGCGGCGGATTCGCGATTAGATTTCTCCTCTCCCTTGCCGTGATGAGCTGTCTCTGGGGTGCGGCTGCCGAACCACTGATTGACGCAACGTTGACTGCGACGAAGGCCATCCTGAGATTCGCCGGCACGCCTGCGCCCTTTCTGCTTATGGACGATCTGCGATACTGGTGGCTCGCGCCGCCGGTGCAGCTATTCATGACGCTCACGGTCGTCTCGAATTGGATCTCCTGGCGACGGCGGCTCATCACAATCATCATCGGCGTCTGTTGTCTGTGGTATGTCGTCTTGATGGATGTCATTGCGCAATCGTCGCCGTATCTCGGCTCGGAGGAGAAACGCTACATCCTGAGCAGCATTCTGACCAAGGGCCACCTCATCGTCGCCCCCACGATTTACTGGCTGGTGCTCACGCCGTTGCCATTCGGGCGATCGGACGCGGTCGCTCAGCCGGAGGGCCGCCCACTCGAACAGAACCGGTCCGCTGATTCGATGGCAGTTGACGTGTCGGACACGTTGTCGTCCGGCAAGCGACCCGCGCGCGCCAGCGGCCGATTCTTATCGACCGCGGCGCGCGTTGTCATCGCGATTCTTCTATGCGCGTGGATTGGCCCGACGCTGATTTACTTCGGCCGCTGTGCATCAAACGAGGTAATTGATGCCCGCGCCAGTCTGGCCGGCGCCATCGGGGAGTGGGAACATGGCGGATCGATCACCGATGCCGTAAAGGCGGCACTAACACTCGGATCAATCCAGGAAAAGGCGACTCAGCGAAAGGACCAGCATCTGAGCTACCTCGTCGGACGCCTCATCCTTGAAGACGTTCGGACCGAACGAGACCCCGGTAGGCGAGCGGCCAAGCTTGCCGCCGCAAAGTCATTCCTCCTCGACCCGGCAATCGATCCGAAAGCCCGTCACTCAATTCGGACGAGAATCAGTGAGCTGGAAACGGACGCACCCGCTCGTTCCAGCGAAGATCAAGGGACGCTTCCGGGGCCGAGAAAGTCATGACCGCACGATCAGCTGTCCGGGAACAGGCTGATGTCCGGGAACAGGATGAGATTCACCGTCGCCGGCCGACTCGCCCGCGCGTCCGACCGTGACTATCAGCGGCTGAACGAGGTATCCGGCAACGAGGACCACGCATGCGCTCCCTTGCAATGCGGCGGCAGCGGCGTATGATTGCATGACTCGAAGCTACGGGGCGTAGCTCAGCCTGGTCAGAGCGCTTGGTTCGGGACCAAGAGGTCGGAAGTTCGAATCTTCTCGCCCCGAGTATGACTCGAAACGAGCCCTTCGATGAGAACGTCGAAGGGCTTATTCACTTCATAGCAAAGAGTTGCGCCGTCCAGCGTGAAGTTCGAAAAGACGATTTCGAGCAGTTGGCGTTTGGCGGCGTAATCGGCTGAAACCCATTTCTCGACAAGGGCTTGCGAAAGTTCGAAAACACGGATGGCCAGTTCGGCTTGTTCGCCGCGGTCTCGGTTCGCGGCTTCGACGCGGAGGGACGCCGACGAGATTTTGTCGCGGAGTTCCGTGGACTTGCGGGCGAAGGTGTCGGCGTCGATCTCTTCGAGCAGCCGAAGGTTGAGCAGGCGGTCCTGCTGCTGTCGCAGGATTTCGATTTCGCGCTCGGACACATGGGCTTGTGTCGTCGCTTCGGCACGTTCCATCTTGGACCATTCGCGCAGGGCCTTTGAGAACCATGCCTGAACCGTCTCGGGCTGCTTGATGGACTTGAAGACGGCCAGAATTTGCTCGTCCAGCTTCGCCTCGTTGAGGCGGACCTGCGGGTGCTCGGGCGCGAGCTTGTACATCGTGCAGCGGTAATAGATGTACTGCTTGCCGGTTGATTTCTTAACGACCTGCTCGCCGGTGATGAGGTTGCCGCAGTGGTCGCACTTAATGAGGCCGCCGGCGTAGGTCAGTTCATGCGAGCGGTAGGTCTTGCCACCCAAAAGGACTTGCACGCGGTCCCAGGTTGCCCGGTCCACGAGGGGCTCGTGCTTGCCTGGATACCAGTTCTCGCCATATTGGATATCGCCGAGGTAGGAGCGGTCGCGAAGGATGGCGTACACAGAACTTCGCGGGAAGCGCGGAGAGGAGGAGCGATAGGTGATGCCTTCCCTGGTTAGACGTTCGATGAGTAGATCGGCCGTGAGCGGCTCGTAGGCATAGAGATGGAAGATTCGCCGCACGGCAGCGGCGCGGACCGGATCGACTTCGATTATGCCCCGGCCATCCTTGCGAACGTTGCGATAGCCGTACGGCGCGGCGCCGACGAACCAGCCTTCTTGCACGCGGCGGGCATGGCCCTCGCGGACATCGACCGACTGCTGCTCCGTGTAGAAACTCGCCATGTTGGCGAGCGTTCGCCGCATCATGCGGCCGGCGGGATTGTTCTCGGTTGGCTGAGAGACGGAGATGAAGGCGAGGCCGTGTTCGCTTTCGAGCCGTTCCAGTTCAACATAGTCGAACAGGTTGCGGGCGGCGCGATCGACCTTATAGAACAACAGCGCGTCGAGATTCGCCGCATTCTTTTTAGCGAAAGAAACGAGCTCTCTGAAGGTCTTGCGCTCGTCGCGCTTGCTCGCGGTCTCGGCGATGCGAAAGAGCTTGATGATCTCGCCGCCAGTCGAAGCGGCGTAGCGTTTGAGTGCATCCTCCTGCACCGCCAGCGAAAACCCCTCCCGTTCCTGTTCCCGACTAGAGACCCGCGCCAACGCAACGTACCGTTTCATGGGCTCATCCCCGCGACAAGACCTCGAACAATTGTCCGACACGCATGAGTATTCTAACGGCGTCGTCGACTGACATCGAGTTGCGGTAGAAAGGTTGCCACGTTGCAATCGTCTCCCGGATGAGGGTAGGGGTGATCCAGCGCGGCGTGCCTTCTGGAACGACCAATCCTCCGTCGGGAGAACGGCACGTTGCTCGCGTTTTCTTGTGAGGTGATTGCATGGATTTCGCGAGGTCTGAGTCTTACGGCCGACGTGATCGTTTGTCAGGCCATGCGTTGTTTCAACCGCTGATACGCGGCCGTGCATTCCTTGAAGCGCTGATTGGAAAGATCGGCCAGGTGAGGGGACACCTGTTGGCCGGCTAAGTGATCCGGATGGAACTTCTGGCAGCTCTCGCGATACGAAGACTGGACTTCCGCCCAGGTGGCCTTGGGATTGAGACCCAAGGATTCGAAATCGTCACTCAGCAGTTGATGGTCAGTCTGTGGAGATCGGTGTTGCTGTTGTGATTGCTTTACAGCCTCATCGTCGGCAATCCTGCGGAGCAATTCGATGGCGCCATCCGCCTCAGCCTTTACCGAATCCAGGAAGAACTCGGCGGCGGCGTCCGAGAAGGCGACG includes these proteins:
- the sdhB gene encoding succinate dehydrogenase iron-sulfur subunit, producing MGSNATAHGKESHDHGHGHGRHRVGDKVHFRIARQDKPGGQRYYESFAVEYVPGMNVISALQAIAKNPQPIGSDKTVKPVVWDCNCLEEVCGACTMVINGTVRQACSALVDKLECNSGGEIELEPMSKFPVVRDLMVDRKRMFRGLQRVKAWIPVDGYHDEGPGPLQGPEAQEEAYPLSECMTCGCCMEVCPQYSKIELVQQAGETDQEFKRRQYTAMDADFVGPAVISQAVLFNTHPTGQITKGVRLDALMGPGGITDCGNAQNCVKVCPKNIPLTRSIAKAGRDTSIYAIKRWLSK
- a CDS encoding DnaJ domain-containing protein; translation: MVAALLVGCIAGAISLVRSLIPYMPFTRNHLGHSVSTTVDLPVEIAWEALDKYLMALKCSERTDSPGVRTYQRGLMKMHKVEQIIPLYLIPHVIALGMKFENGCTQVHILYGAIPSVAFSDAAAEFFLDSVKAEADGAIELLRRIADDEAVKQSQQQHRSPQTDHQLLSDDFESLGLNPKATWAEVQSSYRESCQKFHPDHLAGQQVSPHLADLSNQRFKECTAAYQRLKQRMA
- a CDS encoding exosortase/archaeosortase family protein, encoding MPFRRKQPRARMLAPSPADPARQHGDLGKSSQAQLGLGPAGAVRFLTVFVLVSAAGVGLEYYLMQHNAAVGYRSIVASAADQLPRSLGLETDRRGTQIWINRRVLEVTPECSGVEPIAIFIAGVLAFPCDRRKRVLGLFVGIFGVGLLNIARVGWLAVVAGWWPGAFDPWHDALMHMFPLFVVLPLWLIWLTGRGGFAIRFLLSLAVMSCLWGAAAEPLIDATLTATKAILRFAGTPAPFLLMDDLRYWWLAPPVQLFMTLTVVSNWISWRRRLITIIIGVCCLWYVVLMDVIAQSSPYLGSEEKRYILSSILTKGHLIVAPTIYWLVLTPLPFGRSDAVAQPEGRPLEQNRSADSMAVDVSDTLSSGKRPARASGRFLSTAARVVIAILLCAWIGPTLIYFGRCASNEVIDARASLAGAIGEWEHGGSITDAVKAALTLGSIQEKATQRKDQHLSYLVGRLILEDVRTERDPGRRAAKLAAAKSFLLDPAIDPKARHSIRTRISELETDAPARSSEDQGTLPGPRKS
- the ispG gene encoding flavodoxin-dependent (E)-4-hydroxy-3-methylbut-2-enyl-diphosphate synthase gives rise to the protein MYPRRKTRQVKVGPVLIGGDAPVSIQSMTSTYTYEIDKTVAQIQALARAGCDIVRVAVPEPRDTEALRHILPQCPVPIVADVHFHFQRAMESIEAGVHKIRLNPGNIQDRKQVDRVIRACRERGIPIRVGVNEGGIVERKDKSKRAEEKARLEQNYEDELVGIMIDKLEEYLRIFDENDFQDVVISAKSIDPRIVIKAYTAISDRFDFPLHLGVTHAGPKETGCIRSVTALGTLLANGIGDTVRISYASDPVFEVEDAKEMLNCLGLRPRVEPELIACPTCGRIEVDLITLVQDVRRKLADIKVPVKVAVMGCVVNGPGEAEGADVAVFAGKGKGIIYVQGEQVRTVSESEMMQALYEESLAFAERVQRGEAQLRHGGVTIKPPDPLPRADGSLPLPVVTR